From the Pseudodesulfovibrio indicus genome, the window CAACTGGTTCTCGCCCTACCGGGGCGACATGACCCAGAGCGAGACCTCCATCCGGTTCTTCAAGGACGGGCTGGGCGAGATCACCCTGGGCTACGACTTCGTGAAGAGCCTCGACGAGTATCTGCGCACCCAGGACGACGACATGTCCATCATCCGCGTGGGCGGCAAGTGGCACATCAACGACACCTTCACCCTGAGCGCCATGTACCGCCACGACTTCATGGACGAGCAGGACCTGGAGCGCACCCTGCGCCTGGACTGGGCCGCCGAGTGCTACACCCTGTACTTCTCCTACAGCCAGAAGCCGGGCGACAACCGGTTCGAGGTCGGCTTCGACCTGCTGAACTTCTAGCCGCCGCGCCGGAACCGGGTTGCCCCGTCCGGCAGGGGGATTATCTATTATGGATATGAGCGCACCGTCCGAAATCCGCATCCTGCCCCCGGGGCTGAAGAACCAGATCGCCGCGGGCGAGGTGGTGGAAAGGCCCGCCAGCGTGGTCAAGGAGCTGGTGGAGAACGCCCTGGACGCCGGGGCCACCCGCGTGGACGTCGCCCTGGAGCAGGGCGGGCGTTCGCTCATGGTGGTCCAGGACAACGGCTCGGGCATCCCCGCCGCGCAGCTCAACCTGGCCGTGACCCGGCACGCCACCAGCAAGATCCGCGACCTGCGCGACCTCTCGGACATCGGCTCCTTCGGGTTCCGGGGCGAGGCGCTGCCGTCCATCGCCTCGGTCTCGCGCTTCGTCATGACCTCCCGTGCGACAGGCGCGGACGAGGCCGCCTTCATCGAGGTGCGCGGCGGCGAGGTGGCGGCGGAGGGGCCTGCGGCCCTGGCCTCCGGCACCCGCGTGGAGGTTCGGGACCTGTTCGCCAACATCCCGGCCCGGCTCAAGTTCCTGAAGACCGAGGCGACCGAGAACCGGCGCTGCCAGGACGCCCTGATGCGCGTCTCCCTGGCCCATCTTTCCACCGGCTTTTCCCTGACGCTCGGCGGGCGCGAAGCGTTTCGCCTGCCCCCGGACCAGACCCTGGCCGACCGGCTGGCCGCGTTCTGGCCTCCGGCCGTGACCTCGGCCCTGGCCCCCTTCGACTTCGAGCGCGACGGCTACCGGGCGCGCGGCGTGGCCGGTTCGCCCGCCACGGCCCAGGGGCGCGGCGACCGCATCCTGCTCTACGTCAACGGCCGCCCGGTCCAGGACAAGGTCATGCTCTCCGCCGTGCGCCAGGCGTACCGGGGCATGCTCCTGTCCCGCGAATACCCGCAGATCGTGCTCTTCCTGGACCTGCCCAGGGACCAGGTGGACGTCAACGTGCACCCGGCCAAGCTGGAGGTCCGGTTCATCGACGAGAGCCGCGTGTTCTCGGTCATCCGCAGCGGGGTCATGCAGGCGCTGTCCGGCACGGACGCCGAACTGGCGGGCGGCGCGCTTTCCGGGGGCGTGCACCCGGCGACCGGTTCCGGCGGCGCGGAGCCGTCCCGCGCACCGCACCGTCCCGCCCCCGTGGGCGACGGACCGAAATTTTCCACCTACCGCGCCTTCGAGGCGGACCGGGCCAGGTCCCTGGACCTGCCCCTGCCGCCCCCGCGCCCGTACTCCCCGTCCGGCGGAGAGGCGTCCCGTCGCGAAGACGGCCCGTTCCCCGGCGGAGCGCCCATGGTCCGCGAGCCGGGGCCGGACTCCCTGCGCCCGGCGAGTCTCAAGGGGCGGGGCATGACCTATCTCGGCCAGGTGGCGGACACCTATCTGGTCATCCGCCAGGGCGACGACCTGCTGCTGGTGGACCAGCACGCGGCCCACGAGCGGGTCATCCTGGCGGCCATGCGCGACCAGCGCAAGCGGGGCGACACCCAGCCCCTGGCCCTGGCCCTGGAGATATCCCTGCACCCGGCCGAGGCCGAGGTCCTGGCCGGGCTGCGCGAGGACCTGCGCTCCATGGGGTTCGTCATCGAGATGGACGGCCCGGCCAAGGCGCTGGTCCGGGGCATTCCCCCGACACTTGAAAC encodes:
- the mutL gene encoding DNA mismatch repair endonuclease MutL, with the translated sequence MSAPSEIRILPPGLKNQIAAGEVVERPASVVKELVENALDAGATRVDVALEQGGRSLMVVQDNGSGIPAAQLNLAVTRHATSKIRDLRDLSDIGSFGFRGEALPSIASVSRFVMTSRATGADEAAFIEVRGGEVAAEGPAALASGTRVEVRDLFANIPARLKFLKTEATENRRCQDALMRVSLAHLSTGFSLTLGGREAFRLPPDQTLADRLAAFWPPAVTSALAPFDFERDGYRARGVAGSPATAQGRGDRILLYVNGRPVQDKVMLSAVRQAYRGMLLSREYPQIVLFLDLPRDQVDVNVHPAKLEVRFIDESRVFSVIRSGVMQALSGTDAELAGGALSGGVHPATGSGGAEPSRAPHRPAPVGDGPKFSTYRAFEADRARSLDLPLPPPRPYSPSGGEASRREDGPFPGGAPMVREPGPDSLRPASLKGRGMTYLGQVADTYLVIRQGDDLLLVDQHAAHERVILAAMRDQRKRGDTQPLALALEISLHPAEAEVLAGLREDLRSMGFVIEMDGPAKALVRGIPPTLETGKAREYLKDALAEKAGGLDDLWTMMACKTAIKANQPLAVDEALALLETWLDTPEREFCPHGRPVVLRWSPNDLEKLFKRK